GACATCGACCGGGTCCGCCTGCGTGACCTCTGGGGCCGTCGCGCCCAGTTGGGCCAGCTCGAAGTCTCGCCCAGGGATCTCCGCTCCCCCTACCGCGAGGAGGTGCAGCGCGCGCTGCGGCCGCGCGTCGAACGGCAACTGGAGGAGGTGGAGCGCGCCCTGCGACGGGGAGGCACGGTGTACCTCACCCCGGAGGGTCGCATGACGTCCGACGGCCGCATGGGGCGCCTCCGGGAGGCGCTCGACCGATTGCGTCCGGCGGCGCGATGCCTGGTCGCGGCCGCCGTCAGCTTCGACCCGTGGGCTCCCGGGCGCATGCGCATGACGGTGCGCCTCGCGCCCCCGCCGGACGCCGGCGACTTCCGCCTGTCGTTGGCCGTGCTGCGCCCGCTCTCCGCCAGCCACGTTCTCGCCGCCGCCCTCCACGCGTTGCCGGCGCCGGCCGACGAACCGTCCATCCTTCGCGCCTGCCGCAGGCTTCTGGACGAACTCCCGCCGGAGGCGGAACTGGAACCGGACCTCGCCCGGGATCCGGATCGTGCCCTGGGACAGCGGCTGCGCATGGCCTGCCGGCGCGGCCACGTGGCGCGCGTCGTTTCGGACAGCGGCGCGACCCTGTACCGCCCGCGCCCGGGCGCCCGCGATCCCCGCTTCCCCGACGCCGCCGACATCGTCGCCTACCTCGCCGCCGCGTTCGAGGAGACCGCGCAGGCGCTCGCCATCCTTCGGGAGCGGCGGGCCGGGGCGCCCGGCGGCATCTCGTTCGTCATCCCCGCGCGGAACGAGGCCTCGTACGTGGGGGCGGCGCTGGAATCCGTCCGCGCGCAGGCGGACACGGGCACGGCGGTGGAAGCGGTGGTGGTGGACAACGCGTCCGAGGACGACACCGTCGGCGTGGTCGCCCGCTTCATCGAGGCGCATCCCGGCGTCCCGGTGCGCCTCGTGCAGGAGCCGGTTCCCGGGCGGTCCCGCGCCAAGAACCGGGGCGTCCGGGCGGCGCGCGGGGAGATCATCGTCTTCCTCGACGCCGACTCCCGCGCGGCGCCCGACCTGGCCGCCTGGGTGGCGCGCCGCGCGCGGCTCGGCGCCGTCGCGGAGAGCGTGCGGGTGGTGGCCGACTCCCACCGGCCCGGCGACCGCTTCTTCTTCAACCTGCTGGAGTTCGGCAAGCGGCGGTTCGGCATCCGCGCTCAGATGTTCTACTGCCGGCGCGACCTCTTCCTTGAACTGGGGGGCTTTCGCGAGGACCTGCACCTGGCCGAGGACAAGGATTTTTTGGAACGGGTGGAAGCGGCCGGGCACCTGGTGGGGCACCTGGAGCGGAGCTGGATCGCGACGTCGCCGCGCCGCCTGCACCGCTGGCCGCTGGGCGCCGGCGCGGTCGCGATGCTGGTGCGCTGGGCGCTGGCGCATGTCGGCATCGGACGGCGGTGGAAGTACTAGGAGAGCAACCGGTCCAGCCGTTCGAACTCGAAGCCCCGCGCCCGCGCGCCGCGGATCACCGTAGGGAGCGCCGCAACCGTCTGCGCCGGCGCGCCGGGTGCGCCGCCGGCGTCGTGGAGGACGATGACGGCGCCAGGGGCCAGCCGGGCCAGCACGCGGCGGGCGATCACCTCCGGCGGCGTGCCCGCGCGCCAGTCGCCGACGATGGCCGACCACATCACCGGGCGCTGGCCGAGGCGGCGCGCGGCCAGCCACGTGGCGGCGTTGAAGGAGCCCCACGGCGGGCGGAACCACGCCGTGGCCTCGGCGCCCGCCGCCTCGATGAGCCGCGCGCCCTCCGTCACCTCCCGCCACGCCGCCGCGGGATGAAGCAGGTAGGCGTGGCGGTGGCTGCGCGTGTGATTCGCCACGAGGTGTCCCGCGGCGACGATGTCCCGCACCAGATCCGGGTGGCGCCGCGCGCGCTCCCCCACCAGGAAGAAGGCGGCGGCCACGCCGTGCTCGCGGAGGATGCGCAGGACGTCCGGCGTGTAGCGCGGGTCGGGGCCGTCGTCGAAGGTCAGCGCCACGACGCGCCGCCGGACGCGCCGCGCGCGGCGCAGGACCCGCGGGTCCACGAAGCGGAACCAGGCGTCGGCCACCGGCCCATAGAGCGCCCAGGCTCCCACGGCGACGGCCGGAAGCGTCCAGGCGGTCACCGGCGCGCCCCTCCGCCCCTCAGGCCCCGCGCCCTTCCAGCGCGCGCCCGATGCACACCCGCCAGACCTCCGGACCGCTCTCCAGGTACGCCCACACGAACTTCCCGGGGTGCTCCGCGGCGAACTGGTAGTAGAGCGGCTTCGGGTCGTGGTCGTTCACCAGCACGAAGCCGCGGCCCGGCTCCAATCCGTCGAACGTCTCGAAGATCAACTCGTGCCGGCGGGCGGGCGGCAGGTCCCGAACATCCAACACCCAAGCCTCTGAGTTCGACATGGTCATCTCTCCTTGCTCCAACTCGATTTCGCCAACTCGATGTGGACGGCCGTGCGACGTCACCGCGGCTCCGGCCGGCCCGCCGCGCCGTCCGTGCCGCGCGGCCTGCGCGCGACCGTGATCGGTCTCTGCGTGAGGTAGTGCAGCACCCCGTTCAGCCGCTCGGCCTCCCGTGGCCAGGTCTCCCGGAGGAGCGCCCACCCCGATGCGGCCAGGCGGCAGGCGCGGTCCGTCTCGCCGGCGTCGCCCAGCGCCCGCAGCGCCTCCGCGAGCAGCTTGTTCAGCGCGGCCACGGCCTCGTCGCCGTTGGCCGGACGGTCAACCGGCATGCTGCTTCCGGATCGCCACGCGCCAGACGTCCGGGCCCTCCTCCAGGTACTCCCAGCCGAACTCGCCGGGGAAGAGCGCGTTGAGCTGGTAGCGAAGCGGCTGCGGGTCGTGGTCGTTCACGATGACCAGGGCGCGGCCCGGCTGAAGGCGGCCGACCAGCGCGAAGATCGTCTGGTGGCGCTGCGCGTGGGGCAGGGCGCGCACGTCCAGTTCCACGTCGTCGCCAGCGTCGTCCCCGTGCGCCGGCTCCGTCGACGGCTCGCCGTTCGCGTCGTTCGAGGCGCCGGCGTGGTGCGGCGCAAGGTGCTCACGCATGTCCGCGAGCAGGGCGGACAGGTCCGTGGCGGGATCGCGAACCAGCACGGGCAGCAGGTGCTCGTTCTCCTTGAGCACGTGCGCGCGGAACAGCCCGCCGAGCGCCCGGGCGGCCCCGTACGCGTCGATCCCGTCCTTCGCCGCCACCAGGTGCTGCAGCGACTCTCGCAGGAGCCCGTGCTCCGCCTTCATGGCCTCGACCAGCGGCGCCAGGTCGGTCCGCCGCTCGGCCTCCGCGTAGAGCGTCTTCTCCTCCGCTTCCGCGTGCGGGAACACCGTCCCCGCGAGGTAGTTGGCCACGGCCTTCGCGGCCGCCTGATGGGGCTCCCCGCGGCGCACGGCGTCCGCCACGCGGTCCACCAGGGCGTCCAGTTCCTCCATCATCGACCGGTGATGCGCGACGATCTTCTCGGCCACGGTCTCGTTGTTCGTCATCGCCAGTCTCCCCTCATCCTCGGCGTGCCGTCTCCGTCTCCGCCTGCGCCTCCGCGCCGGCGCGCCGCTCCCCGCCCAGGACGCGCAGGGCCAGGTCGGCGTAGGCCCGCCCGGCCTCGCTGTCCTCGGGGTACAAGGCGTCCCACCGGCCGTCACGGGTCTCCGCGAACGGGATCCGTGCCAGCACCTCCACGCCCAGCGCGGCGGCCACGGCGTCGCCGCCGCCCCGGCCGAACGGATGCGATCGGCGCCCGCACCCCTCGCAGGTGGAGTACGACATGTTCTCGACCACGCCCAACACGGCGTGGCCGGCTTCCAGGGCCATCCGGCCGGCCCGCTCGGCCACCCGGGCGGCGAACGGGTCGGGCGTCGTCACGACGATCTGCCCGGCCTTCGGGAAGAAGTTCAGCACGTCCAGGGCCACGTCGCCGGTGCCGGGCGGAAGGTCGAGCACCATCACCTCGGGGTCGTCCCAGAGGACGTCCTGCATGAACTGGCGCAGGGTCTTCCCCAGCATCGGCCCCCGCCACACCACCGCGCGGTTGTCGGCGACGAAGAAGTCCATCGACATCACCTGCACGCCGTGAGCCCGCGGCGGCACGATCTTCCGGTCCTGGATCCGCGGCGCCTCCTCGAGGCCGATGAGCATCGGCACGCTGAAGCCGTAGACGTCGCAGTCCACGATCGCCGTGCGCAGCCCCCGCCGCGCCAGGGCGACGGCCAGGTTGACGCTGACGGTCGACTTGCCGACGCCGCCCTTGCCGCTGGCCACGGCGATCAGCCGGGCGCCCGGCGGCACCCTGGGCGGGGGCTCCATCGGCCGCATGGCGGCGGCGCGGCGACGGGCCGCGGCCGCGTCGGGCGCCTGGCCAGCGGCTCCGGATGGGCCCGCGGGGGTGGATCCATCCCCATGCGCGTCGCCCGGCAGGGAGCGGGGGATCGTTTTCACGCTCGCCACGCCGGGCAGGCAGGAGACCGCTCCGCGGATGCGCCCCAGTTCGTCCTCCGAAGGGGGGCGGCCGTCCCACTCCGCGTCGACGACGACCGCCACGTGGGCCGCGTCGCCGTGCCACTCGATGAGCACGTCCTGCACGTGGCCCGAGGCCAGCAGGTTCCGGCCGTCGTCCGTGCGCAGCGCGGCGAGCGCCTGCAGGACATCCGGCTTCGTGGTGCGCTGTGTGGCGTCGCTCACCGTCCTCACCTCCTCCCCGCCGTCAGGCGAACCCGAAGTGGCGCTTGGCCTCGTCGCTCATCATGTCGGGCGACCACGGCGGCATCCACACGACGGCGACATCCACGTCGCGGATGCCGTCGACCGCCAGGGCACGCTGGCGGACGCCCTCCTCGATATACGCGGCCGCCGGACACCCGGGCGTCGTCATCGTCATGACGATCTCCGCCCGGCCGTCCTCCACGCGGATGCCGTAGATCAGGCCCAGGTCCACGACGTTGTAGCCGAGTTCCGGGTCGATCACCTCTCGAAGGGCCTCGCGCAGCTCGGCGACCTTGTCCTCCGTGGTTCCGCGTTCAGCCTCGCTCACCGCGGGGTCACCTTCTTCCGGCGGATGTGGAGACGCACGCCGCTATCGAGCTTCTCCATCCGCACGGCGTAGCCGCGCTGTTCGAGTTCAGGGAGAAGGAACATCGGCTCGCGGTCGTTGAAGACCTCGAGGACCTCGCCGTCCTTCAGCGACTCAAGCGCCTCCAGCACCCGGACCATGGGCTCCGGGGGCATGAGCCCGCGGTTGTCGAGCGTGCGGGCGGGAGCCGGCCACGGCTCGTCCTCGGCCGCCGTCCCGCCGCTGGCGCCAGGTTTCGCCGCGCCGTCCGCCGGCGTGCCCGCCGGTGCCGCCGCGCCCGGCTCAGCGCCCTCCGCGCCCGACGGGATGAACAGCACTTCCCAGTCACCCTCGCCGAGGCGGCGGGCCTCGTGCCGGAAGCCCTTGTGGGCCATCACGTGGAAGAGCGGGATCGGCTCGAACGTGGTGAGCAGCCGCAACGACTGCCCGGGCTGAAGCTGTTTCACCGCCGCCATGATCTTCGGCAGCGGCTCGCGACCCTGCCGCAGGTCGTCGCGGACGTCCAGGGTGAGCGGCTCGCTCGTCATGCTTCATCTCCTCCTCGCCGTGTGAACGTTGAAGCCGGAATCGTCAACCGCGTGGGACGGACGGCGCTGCCGGCGGGGGCGGGCTGTGCCGGATCCGCCACAGCTCCCGGCCGATCGCGAGGCTCGCCGCCAGCGAGAGCACCGAGCAGGCCCGCCAGGCGCCGTCCAGCCCCGCGAACCCGGTCGCGGCGCCCACGCCGACCGCCGCGAAGTACAGAACGAACCACGGCCGCGCGCGCGGCTCGTCGACCAGGTCCTGCACGCGCGGCACCGGACCCTTGCCGAGCTTCGACCCGAAGCGTTCCAGCCACGTCAGGAACGGGACGATCTTGTACAACTGGCTCAGGCTCAGGCCGGACAGCCAGCCGAAGAGAAAGACGTACCCCAGGGGCCCGGCCCAGCCCGTCCCCTGACCGGCGAGCGCAGCCGCGACCAGCAGCGCGAGGCCGGCGCCCAGCGCGACGAGCGCCCAGGCCGCGAACCGGCCGTTCAGCTCCAGCTCGCGGCGCCGGCGCTCGGCGTACAGCTTCCGCATGTCCACGAGATACAGCGCGACGCCCACGGCCGCGGCCAGCCACCCGGCGCGCTCCAGCACGAGCACGGCCGGGCCCGCCGCCCCGCCCGCCGGCGCCGCGATCGTCACGCACCCGGCGACCGCCGCCAGCGCCAGGCCGCCGGCGCTCAACCGGAACGACCAGTCGCCGAGCGCGCCGCGGTGTTCCGGCGCCAGCGTGAACATGGCCAGGAGCTTGTAGCCGACGCCCATCGCCGTCAGGGTGAACCACCCGCCGATGCCCGCCAGCAGGTGCAGCGGCAACCCGTCGACGAGCAGCCGGGCCACCCGGTCGGGCGGCAGCGTTCCCGGGCGGGCGACGGCCAGCGCGAGGCAGAGCCCGAGAAGCACCGTGACCCAGAGAAACGCCAGCGCGGCCGCCACGAACCGGGCCGGCAACGGGAGGGGCCGCGTCCGCCAGATCGGCCGGGCGATGATGACGGTGTCGGCGACGACGCCGGCGATGACCAGCGCGCCACCCAGGGGGAGCCACGGCGAGGCGGCCCAGGGAACGTTTCCGCCAAGAGCGACGAAGCCGGCCACCATGGCGAGAAGGCCGATGTCGATGGCGACCAGCGCCCATCCCGCGACGGCGTCGCCCTCCGGCTGCGTCGCGGTGATCACCGGGACGAACTGCCGCAGGGCGCCGAGGATCAATACCGTCAGCCAGCCGATCGTGATGAGGTGCACCGCGACGAACGTCCACGGCGCGAATAGAGGAGCGGACGGGTACGCCAAGCCGAGCGCGATCAATGCCTGCGCGACGGCAAAGCTCACGAAGGCGGCCCCGAAATACGTCATCGTCCAGCGCGCCACGCCCGTTCGAAACATGATCGTGACCCCGTTTCGGCGTCATCGTCTCGCGCTCTTCGCCATTGTCTCGCGCTCGTCGAGCCCGCGCCGGGACGCAGGTCACACCGGGTTGTGATCTGGATCACAATGCCGGCATCGCCGAGGCGCAAACGGCAACGTCACACCGGGCTCTTCCGCCGCTGCGGCCGCGCCGGCCAGCCGCCGCGCGTCGCGCCGCGGGGCCGGAAGGGGATCCACGCGCGCGTGAGATATCCGAACGGAAAGCTCCACACGTGGACCAGGCGCGTGAACGGCCAGACGGCGAACAGCAGAAGCGAGAACTCCACGTGGACCTGCAGGAGGAGCGGGACGCCGAACATCAGGGTCGGGTCGGGATGGAGCGTGAACAGCGCGCGGAACCACGGCCCCACCGTGACGCGATAGTCGTACGGGCCGATCGCCAGGTTGCGGGCCACCGCGACGAGGAGCCCGAGCAGCGAGGTCACGAAAAGCAGCCCCAGCGCCAGCCAGTCGGCCCCGCTCGTCAACTTGCGCAGCCGGGGAGACGCCATCCGGCGCCACAGGAGGCCCCCGAGCCCGGCGACCATCGCCGTCCCCGCGAGCCCGCCGAGGCCGATCGCCAGCACGTGGTACGTCTCGTCGGGCACGCCCAGCCGGTGGAACCAGCGGATGGGCACGAGAATCCCGGAGATGTGGCCGGCGATCACCGCAAGGGTGCCGTAATGGAAGAGCGGGCTCGCCCAGCGCAGCGTCCGCCGCTCCAACAACTGCGTCGAGTGGGAGCCCCAGCCGTACTTGTCCGTCGCGTAGCGGTAGACGTGGCCGAGAAAGAACATCGTCAGGGCGATGTACGGAAAGATCACCCAGAGCAGGAGCGGCCACCCCAGCGGCGTCATCGTTTCACCGTCCGTTCCACGGCCACCAGAGGCGCGTGACACGGCCCGGGCCCGCCGGCGAAGTCGAGCCCGCACGCCCCCTGCAGGCCGAAGGCGTTCTCCGCGATCTCGCGGTGCGTCGTCGGAATGACGAAGCGCTCCTCATACTTCGCGACAGCCAGGAGCCGGTGCATGGCGCGGGCGTCCTCGGGCGACAGCCCGGCCTTTTCCAGCGCCGCCGAAGCGTCGGGCCCGTGGAACTGCTCCGCGCGCATGAAGAGGCGCATCGCCCAGAGCTTGCGCAGCACGTCGCGGATCCGGTCGCAGTCGCCGGCCGTCAGCAGGTTGGCGAGGTACTCGACCGGGATCCGCATCGCGTCCACGGCCGCGAGGACGTCCGTTCCGTCCCGCTCGGTCCCCATGAGCTCCTCGAAGCGCTTGGCCATCGGAGAGAGCGGCGGGATGTACCAGACCATGGGCAGCGTGCGGTACTCGGGATGCAGGGGCAGCGCGACCTTCCATCGGACCGCGAGGGGGAAGATCGGCGAGTGCTGGGCCGCCTCGATCACGTTCTGGGGAATGCCGTCCCTCAGCGCCTGTTCGACCACGTGCGGGTCGTTCGGGTCGAGGAACAGGCTCAGCTGCGCGTCCAGGAGGCGCTTCGGATCCTCCGTCGAGGCGGCCTCGCGGACGCGGTCCGCGTCGTACAACACCATGCCGACGAAGCGGATGCGCCCGACGCACGTCTCGGAGCAGACGGTCGTCAGGCCGGCCTCGATGCGCGGGAAGCAGAACGTGCACTTCTCCGCGCGTTGGGTGTGCCAGTTGAAGTAGACCTTCTTGTACGGGCAGCCGCTCACGCAGAAGCGCCACGCGCGGCACGCCTCCTGGTCGACCAGCACGATGCCGTCCTCGTCGCGCTTATACATCGCGCCCGACGGGCAGGAGGCCACGCACGACGGGTTCAGGCAGTGCTCGCAGAGGCGGGGCAGGTACATCATGAACGCCTGCTCGTACTCGAACTTGACCGCCTCTTCCATGGCCCGCAGGTTCGGGTCCTCCACCGCCGTCACGGTGGCTCCGGCCAGGTCGTCCTCCCAGTTGGAGCCCCAGCGCGGGTCCCGCGGCTCGCCGGAGATCGCCGCGCGAGAGCGCGCCACCGGCTGCACCGGGCTGTCGGGAGCGTCCAGAAGCGGCGAGTAGTCGTACGAGACGGCGTCGCCGTAGTCTTCCAGCGACGGGAGATCCGGATTGAAGAAGATCCGCGCCAGCCGCGCGAGCCTGGACCCGCCGCGAAGCTGCAGCTTCCCCTTCTTGAGTTCCCAGCCGCCGCGCCACCGGTCCTGGTCCTCCCACCTGCGGGGATAGCCGATGCCCGGCTTCGTCTCGACGTTGTTCCACCACATGTGCTCGGTGCCGGGGCGGTTCGTCCACGTGTTCTTGCAGGTCACGCTGCAGGTGTGGCACCCGATGCACTTGTCGAGGTGCATCACCATGGACACGTTGGCTTTGATCTTCACGCCCACACGCTCCCCTGCGCGCCGGCCCCGACCGCCCTGCGCACGACGATGATCTCGTCCCGCTGGCTGCCGTTCGGCCCGTAGTAGTTGAAGGCGTAGCTGAGCTGCGCGTAGCCGCCGATCATCTGCGTGGGCTTGACGCGGATGCGCGTCAGGCTGTTGTGGCCGCCGCCACGTTCCTGGCTGATGGGGCTCACCGGCATGTTCACGGTGCGGTCCTGGACGTGGTAGTAGAGGCACATGCCGCGCGGCAGGCGGTGGCTGACGACGGCCCGCGCCATCACCACCCCGTTCCGGCTGACATCTCCACCCAGTCGTCGTCCGACACGCCGATCGCCTGGGCGTCCTCGTGGTTGAGCCAGACGTTCGGTCCGCCCCGGAACATCGAGAGCATGCGCTCGTTGTCCCAGAAGGTGCTGTGGATGTTCCACTTCCCGTGGGGCGTGAGGTAGCGGAGGGCGATCTCCGGACGGTCCGGCACCGCCTCGCGCTCGGACGGCGCGGCGAAGGGCGGCAGCTCGAGCGGCGGGCGGAAGACCGGCAGCGCCTCGCCGAACTCGTGCATCCACTCGTGGTCGACGAAGAAGTGCTGGCGGCCGGACAGCGTGCGCCACGGCACGAGCCGCTCCACGTTGATCACGAACGGGGAGTACGGCCGGCCCTCCTCGTCGATGCCGGTCCACGCCGGCGAGGTGATCGACCGGCGCGGCTGGGCCGTGAGGTCCCGCATCGTGAAGCGCTCGGCGGCGCGCCCCTCGGCCAGGTCCGCCAGCTTCATGCCGGTCCGGCGTTCGAGGGCCCTCCACCCCTTGACGGCCATCGTGCCGCAGGAGGCGCCGGACAGCGCCAGGATCGTCTCGCAGACCTGGCTCGCCGTCTCCAGCTTGGGGCAGCCCTTGGCGGCGCCCTGCGCGTGCTCGCCCAGGAAGCGGCGCAGGTGGTCGTACTCCTCCTTCGCCGGCCAGGATTCGCCCTTCTCCGAGACGCCGTGCTCCATCACGCGCGGCCCGAGCGCCACCATCCTGTCGTGGATCGCGCCGTAGTCCCGCTCGACGACGAGCAGCCGGGGCATCGTCCGGCCGGGGACCGGCTCGGTCTCGCCGCGCTTCCAGTCGAGCACGCGCCCGAACGGCTGGGCCAGCTCGTCCGGGGAGTCGTGGGCCAGCGGCAGGGTCACGAGGTCCCTGCGGACGCCCAGGTGGCGCGCCCCCATCTCCGACACCTTGCGGGCGAGGCCCGTGAAGATGTCCCAGTCGGAGCGGGCCTCCCAGGCCGGCGCCGCGGCCGGGTTGAAGGGGTTGACGAAGGGGTGCATGTCCGTGGTGCCGAGGTCGTACTTCTCGTACCAGGTGGCGGCCGGCAGGACCACGTCCGAGTACAGCGCGTTCCCCGACATGCGGAAGTCCAGCGTCACGAAGAGGTCGAGCCGGCCTTCGGGCGCCGGGTCGCGCCACACGATCTCCCGGGGGCGCGGCGAGGCGGCGTCCTCCGCGAGCACGGCGTGCCGCGTGCCGAGCAGGTGCTTGAGGGCGTACTCCTGACCCTTGCCGTTGGACGTGATCAGGTTCCCCCGCCAGGTGAAGAGCACGCGCGTGGCGCTCTCCGGGCTGTCGGGGTCCTCGATCGCGAAGCGAAGCGTGCCGTCCTTGAGGCGCCGGACGACTTCCCTTGCCACGGCGTCGTCCGCCGACACGGTCTCCGACTCGGCCTGCACCGCGCCGAGCACGGCCGGGCGGCCCTCCGCCACGGGCTCGGCCGCCTGCGACGGGGAGGCCGCCGTCCGGCCGGCATGGACGGATTTCAGCACGTCGTCGGCCAGGTCCAGCGGGTTGACGTTGAACTGCGGGTAGCTCGGCAGCCAGCCGAGGCGGGCCGCGATCACGTTGTAGTCGGCGAAGTGCAGGTCGGAGAAGCGGCCCGCCAGGGGCGACGCGAGGTGGCCGGCCGTCCGCTCCTCGTAGCGGAACTGGTCCGTCTGGAAGTACCAGTACGATGTGCCGTTCTGCAGCCGCGCCGGCACGCCCCAGTCGTGGGCGAAGGACACCGTCGCCCAGCCCTCGACGGGCCGCAGCTTCTCCTGGCCCACGTAATGCGCCCATCCCCCGCCGTTGCG
The window above is part of the Clostridia bacterium genome. Proteins encoded here:
- a CDS encoding DUF2249 domain-containing protein, translating into MTSEPLTLDVRDDLRQGREPLPKIMAAVKQLQPGQSLRLLTTFEPIPLFHVMAHKGFRHEARRLGEGDWEVLFIPSGAEGAEPGAAAPAGTPADGAAKPGASGGTAAEDEPWPAPARTLDNRGLMPPEPMVRVLEALESLKDGEVLEVFNDREPMFLLPELEQRGYAVRMEKLDSGVRLHIRRKKVTPR
- the narH gene encoding nitrate reductase subunit beta; the protein is MKIKANVSMVMHLDKCIGCHTCSVTCKNTWTNRPGTEHMWWNNVETKPGIGYPRRWEDQDRWRGGWELKKGKLQLRGGSRLARLARIFFNPDLPSLEDYGDAVSYDYSPLLDAPDSPVQPVARSRAAISGEPRDPRWGSNWEDDLAGATVTAVEDPNLRAMEEAVKFEYEQAFMMYLPRLCEHCLNPSCVASCPSGAMYKRDEDGIVLVDQEACRAWRFCVSGCPYKKVYFNWHTQRAEKCTFCFPRIEAGLTTVCSETCVGRIRFVGMVLYDADRVREAASTEDPKRLLDAQLSLFLDPNDPHVVEQALRDGIPQNVIEAAQHSPIFPLAVRWKVALPLHPEYRTLPMVWYIPPLSPMAKRFEELMGTERDGTDVLAAVDAMRIPVEYLANLLTAGDCDRIRDVLRKLWAMRLFMRAEQFHGPDASAALEKAGLSPEDARAMHRLLAVAKYEERFVIPTTHREIAENAFGLQGACGLDFAGGPGPCHAPLVAVERTVKR
- the narI gene encoding respiratory nitrate reductase subunit gamma is translated as MTPLGWPLLLWVIFPYIALTMFFLGHVYRYATDKYGWGSHSTQLLERRTLRWASPLFHYGTLAVIAGHISGILVPIRWFHRLGVPDETYHVLAIGLGGLAGTAMVAGLGGLLWRRMASPRLRKLTSGADWLALGLLFVTSLLGLLVAVARNLAIGPYDYRVTVGPWFRALFTLHPDPTLMFGVPLLLQVHVEFSLLLFAVWPFTRLVHVWSFPFGYLTRAWIPFRPRGATRGGWPARPQRRKSPV
- a CDS encoding polysaccharide deacetylase family protein, producing the protein MTAWTLPAVAVGAWALYGPVADAWFRFVDPRVLRRARRVRRRVVALTFDDGPDPRYTPDVLRILREHGVAAAFFLVGERARRHPDLVRDIVAAGHLVANHTRSHRHAYLLHPAAAWREVTEGARLIEAAGAEATAWFRPPWGSFNAATWLAARRLGQRPVMWSAIVGDWRAGTPPEVIARRVLARLAPGAVIVLHDAGGAPGAPAQTVAALPTVIRGARARGFEFERLDRLLS
- a CDS encoding glycosyltransferase, whose product is MLRARLAEAALQAFRLGLAAALLLYVRLAYGTRVDGRLPRRAVPTLVVSNHAHDLEGLLLPAVLLLGRPLSRRVHPVASQRLFEPGFLATRSPRWLRPLVKRWNVGPVLRALGVLPIENMPRRRPLASFAYEIWRRRGDLPLKDILDAGALEPGGPLSGARDIDRVRLRDLWGRRAQLGQLEVSPRDLRSPYREEVQRALRPRVERQLEEVERALRRGGTVYLTPEGRMTSDGRMGRLREALDRLRPAARCLVAAAVSFDPWAPGRMRMTVRLAPPPDAGDFRLSLAVLRPLSASHVLAAALHALPAPADEPSILRACRRLLDELPPEAELEPDLARDPDRALGQRLRMACRRGHVARVVSDSGATLYRPRPGARDPRFPDAADIVAYLAAAFEETAQALAILRERRAGAPGGISFVIPARNEASYVGAALESVRAQADTGTAVEAVVVDNASEDDTVGVVARFIEAHPGVPVRLVQEPVPGRSRAKNRGVRAARGEIIVFLDADSRAAPDLAAWVARRARLGAVAESVRVVADSHRPGDRFFFNLLEFGKRRFGIRAQMFYCRRDLFLELGGFREDLHLAEDKDFLERVEAAGHLVGHLERSWIATSPRRLHRWPLGAGAVAMLVRWALAHVGIGRRWKY
- a CDS encoding DUF2249 domain-containing protein; amino-acid sequence: MSNSEAWVLDVRDLPPARRHELIFETFDGLEPGRGFVLVNDHDPKPLYYQFAAEHPGKFVWAYLESGPEVWRVCIGRALEGRGA
- a CDS encoding metal-sulfur cluster assembly factor, whose product is MSEAERGTTEDKVAELREALREVIDPELGYNVVDLGLIYGIRVEDGRAEIVMTMTTPGCPAAAYIEEGVRQRALAVDGIRDVDVAVVWMPPWSPDMMSDEAKRHFGFA
- a CDS encoding nitrate reductase subunit alpha; translation: MEARRRRRRAAGGCLSPAGPPRPKRLPPFPDAHTSGTRSRRIARGTGVLLLAQSIATERLLRDLHFLKRIDTYGGGWQELSRRDRTWEDGYRSRWQHDKEVRTTHGVNCTGCCGWKVYVKGGIITWETQVVDYPSTGADVPEYEPRGCPRGASFSWYTYSPLRIKHPYVRRALMEAWRRIRATEPDPVDAWAKLVSDRDTVQAYKRARGHGGFIRASWEEALELVAAATVHTIKVYGPDRLAGFSPIPAMSMASYAAGARFLTLLGGVMTSFYDWYCDLPIASPQIWGDQTDVPVSADWYNAGYLIVWGSNVPMTRTPDAHYLAEVRYRGARVVGVSPDYAESTKFADEWLRPAPGTDGALGMAMTHVVLKEFYADRQEPYFQEYAKRYTDLPFLVTLKRLPDGDYVPERFLRASDIGVETPNAEWKLALLDEDTGRLAVPAGTLGFRWDDSGRWNLELKDGVTGAPINPRLTLLNHQDEVAMVALPYFGGEGKTLLRRGVPALRVRTADGDRLVTTVLDLMFANVGIARGLPGDYPADDDDPQPYTPAWQERITGVRREQVIATARGFARNAAATRGRSMIIMGAGINHWYHGDAIYRAILNLVLLCGCQGRNGGGWAHYVGQEKLRPVEGWATVSFAHDWGVPARLQNGTSYWYFQTDQFRYEERTAGHLASPLAGRFSDLHFADYNVIAARLGWLPSYPQFNVNPLDLADDVLKSVHAGRTAASPSQAAEPVAEGRPAVLGAVQAESETVSADDAVAREVVRRLKDGTLRFAIEDPDSPESATRVLFTWRGNLITSNGKGQEYALKHLLGTRHAVLAEDAASPRPREIVWRDPAPEGRLDLFVTLDFRMSGNALYSDVVLPAATWYEKYDLGTTDMHPFVNPFNPAAAPAWEARSDWDIFTGLARKVSEMGARHLGVRRDLVTLPLAHDSPDELAQPFGRVLDWKRGETEPVPGRTMPRLLVVERDYGAIHDRMVALGPRVMEHGVSEKGESWPAKEEYDHLRRFLGEHAQGAAKGCPKLETASQVCETILALSGASCGTMAVKGWRALERRTGMKLADLAEGRAAERFTMRDLTAQPRRSITSPAWTGIDEEGRPYSPFVINVERLVPWRTLSGRQHFFVDHEWMHEFGEALPVFRPPLELPPFAAPSEREAVPDRPEIALRYLTPHGKWNIHSTFWDNERMLSMFRGGPNVWLNHEDAQAIGVSDDDWVEMSAGTGW
- a CDS encoding Mrp/NBP35 family ATP-binding protein produces the protein MSDATQRTTKPDVLQALAALRTDDGRNLLASGHVQDVLIEWHGDAAHVAVVVDAEWDGRPPSEDELGRIRGAVSCLPGVASVKTIPRSLPGDAHGDGSTPAGPSGAAGQAPDAAAARRRAAAMRPMEPPPRVPPGARLIAVASGKGGVGKSTVSVNLAVALARRGLRTAIVDCDVYGFSVPMLIGLEEAPRIQDRKIVPPRAHGVQVMSMDFFVADNRAVVWRGPMLGKTLRQFMQDVLWDDPEVMVLDLPPGTGDVALDVLNFFPKAGQIVVTTPDPFAARVAERAGRMALEAGHAVLGVVENMSYSTCEGCGRRSHPFGRGGGDAVAAALGVEVLARIPFAETRDGRWDALYPEDSEAGRAYADLALRVLGGERRAGAEAQAETETARRG
- a CDS encoding DUF2249 domain-containing protein, which gives rise to MTNNETVAEKIVAHHRSMMEELDALVDRVADAVRRGEPHQAAAKAVANYLAGTVFPHAEAEEKTLYAEAERRTDLAPLVEAMKAEHGLLRESLQHLVAAKDGIDAYGAARALGGLFRAHVLKENEHLLPVLVRDPATDLSALLADMREHLAPHHAGASNDANGEPSTEPAHGDDAGDDVELDVRALPHAQRHQTIFALVGRLQPGRALVIVNDHDPQPLRYQLNALFPGEFGWEYLEEGPDVWRVAIRKQHAG